In Vicugna pacos chromosome 6, VicPac4, whole genome shotgun sequence, the DNA window ACTGAGTCCAACATTAGCCCAAAATGTGAAATAGTGAAACCTAAGTTAAGTcatcacacacattcaattcctTATCTTCCCGGACCTCGGGACTATGCCTTCCAGCAGAATTTAAAGAGTTAAAGCTGGCCATAGCTGTTGTTTTTCATGCTAACATTTGTGGCATTAGGACTATTTTGTTAACTAGGTATATGCAATTCACAGAATTTCACGGTAAATTCCCCAGACCAAATATTTGGctgaacaaataaacaacatTATCCATTCCTGAAAATAAGCCAGTAGAAGGAGGGGGAAGTTGAGGGGGAGGGTGGTTGCTAGAAAGTGACCTGAGCCAGACTGCCACTGGGCTCAAGATTCGCCCTCGGATAATTTGTCCAAGTGCTAGAGATCTGTGGGTTCTTTTTCAATGACACGTACGCTTCAGAAAGTTGGTGGAAATCGGGCAAAACAAAATGAGACTGCCTGAGGGAAACCCATAATGGGCTTCCCCTAAATGATTTATTCGACCTCCTTACCATTAATCAAAGGGGCAGCGACCTGGGGGGCTAGGGGAGGGGGGAAGCATCCCTCTTTGCAAGGAGTTTTGGAGGCACTGTGGAGTCTTGCTGCCTTTGCCTGGGGCTCTGATCTCCTCTCTCCACCTGCGCTCTCCGGGGAGCTGGGGCTTTGGCAACCGCTCCACTTCTATTTTTATTGGTTTCCACTAAGCTGCTCCTTTTGGAGGATTGCAGGACttcagtaattaaaaacaaaaatgagtcCTGcttcacccaccccaccccacccccaagaacACATGAAAGAGTGTGTGTACATGGGTGCAGGGGGTGCACACTCACTGCCAACATGGCCACCACACTGCCACCCATGCCTACCTCGTCCTGACAGAGAATGCACTCTGAACCGCCCATCCTGCAGACTATATAAAGACATTGCTTTTGCCTTAAACCCATCCAAGCCCATGCAGATAAAAAGCACATGTAAGAAATGAGCCCAAGCAAGCTAAAATTCCAGGGCATAACCTAGTTGCTAGTGGCAagtaagaaaaagcaaaggtctCTCCTCTAGTCCTCTTAGCCCCTTTATCCATGTGATTCCAGAAAGCCCTTTCTTTGCCTCGCTGGCAGCCCTGAACTGAGGGAGACTGTTTAAGCACATTAGCATTTTTCGTTTTTACTTTGGCCAAAAACTGAGCTTCCTCCTTGAAGAAACTCTGGCTCAGAACATTACAGCCATCAGGTGTATCACTTTCTGCCCAGTTCCAAGGcaggggggaggggtggcagAGAGACGCAAGGAGCTGGTATTTGACCTGAGAGATTCTAGACAGTGGAAGAGTTTCACAATTCCTACTTAGAAATTCTGACCCTTCGGTATCTGACTCCATTACCTGCCACCCCTCCAACCAACTCAGTCTGTTGGAATTTTAAACTCTATGAAAGCCTTCATCTGGGGAATAGGAGACAAGGGGGAAAGTCCAGAAACACTGGAGAATTCCACCTTGTAGTATTAAAATAGTCGTCACCAAACTTTTTGAAGGTAAGGcacattatttgttttattggaTACAAGCCAATTCTCAAACTCCCCAaaactcctgttttttttttaaaaaaaaaagcacgcacatacatatacacacatgctcaTATGTGAGTGTGCAAATTAGTTTTGGTTTGAAAATACAACATTGGTGCCTAAAATATAACTGGAGACACCTTGGGGTATCATCAAAGCAGAGGTGAGAACCATTTCCCTAGAGTTGAGACTCTTCTCCATCACACTTGGCTGGGACACACCTCTAACAGGTGAACAAAAACAGAGGATGTACAAGGAGCCCCAAACGAAGTCTTTAATCTGGCCTACTCCTTTCATCCCACTGTTTCTCCAAGGCATGTGTCATCCAGATGGGAGAGGATGCTGCGTCCTTGTCCTTGTTAACATtaaatagaaatggaaaacaattCATCCTGGCAATTACCATCCTCCACCATCAGTTTACTTCCTGTCCCTCCAACTTAACCACCTCCAGTTACCACTCTCTGACTTCcatcctgcccccagccccaccttaaTAGAACAAAATCTCATTCAAAAGAGATGGggcagaaagaagagaggaaggattaaggagaaaaagaacatagtttacctttaaaataatgactcattttattttttcttttaatacgtagttataaatatattttgtcaAAATATATGATCAATATGGTCAAAACATTTGCACATAAAGTCATAAATAAGGTCAAGGTGaatgtttaggttttttttttcctttttcttttttaagataaaagTCCAGCTATAAGAAAGCAGTCTGTGTAGTGTGTAGGTGAGTAGtggatggatgtgtgtgtgtgtgtgtccccaagGAAGGCCTGACCTCAGCGGCACCCACAACCCTCTACTACCATCTCCTGATAATTTTTCAGTACCACCTTGTCATACTCATCCAGGTACAGCATGGAGATGGCGCTCAGTTCGGTGGGAACACAACAGGCTTTGGGGATACTGGAATTGACGGAGTTGACCAGGGTCTGCACGATGGCGTGGTTGGTTGAGTTGAGGTGGTCAGCCAGTGGAAAGGGGCAGTCCCCGTGGCAGTAGAAGGCCTGGTAGCCTGGTGGGGCCACAATCCAGTCATTCCAGCCCACATCGCTGAAGTCCACATAGAGCGAGTGGCGCCGGCAGTTCTTATTCTTCTTCCGGGCCCTCTGTGGGTGATGCTTGGGGCTACGCTTGGCCCTCCGGCGTCGGGTCAAGGCATGTCCCCGGCCATCGTGGCCAAAGGTGACCAGGAGGGGCCGGAGCTGGGCCCAATCCCCACTCCCTTGAGGTAACGATCGGCTAATCCTGACATGCTGGCCCTGATGGGTCCGTGTCTGATGGAGGTGGGTCACCTCAATGGCCAGCCCATAGTTCGGCTGTTTCTCCCGGGTCCAGCGAAGGACCGCAGGGCTCACATCAAAAGCTTCCCACCGTGTCACATTGTGGTGAACCAGTCTTGTGTCCAGTAGTCGTGTGATGAGGTGCCCGGGCACCACTTCTGCCGGGGGCTTCATAACCTCATAAATGTTTATACGATGGAAGCCCTGCTCCCAGTCAGGGCCCTGGTCCACCTGCTCCCGGAAGAGTCGAAGCTCTGCAGACGAGATCACCTCGTTctctgggatgctgctgaggttaAAGAGGAAACGAAAAGCAGAGTTTTCGCTGGTCCCTGGGATGTTCTCCAGATGTTCTAGGCACAgttggggaggaaaagaaagcacatGAGCTTTTCAAGAGTTTGAAAAGTCAAGAAATAGCGAAGAGTTGGGG includes these proteins:
- the BMP4 gene encoding bone morphogenetic protein 4 isoform X2: MIPGNRMLMVVLLCQVLLGGASHASLIPETGKKKVAEIQGHAGGRRSGQSHELLRDFEATLLQMFGLRRRPQPSKSAVIPDYMRDLYRLQSGEEEEEQVHSTGLVYPERPASRANTVRSFHHEEHLENIPGTSENSAFRFLFNLSSIPENEVISSAELRLFREQVDQGPDWEQGFHRINIYEVMKPPAEVVPGHLITRLLDTRLVHHNVTRWEAFDVSPAVLRWTREKQPNYGLAIEVTHLHQTRTHQGQHVRISRSLPQGSGDWAQLRPLLVTFGHDGRGHALTRRRRAKRSPKHHPQRARKKNKNCRRHSLYVDFSDVGWNDWIVAPPGYQAFYCHGDCPFPLADHLNSTNHAIVQTLVNSVNSSIPKACCVPTELSAISMLYLDEYDKVVLKNYQEMVVEGCGCR
- the BMP4 gene encoding bone morphogenetic protein 4 isoform X1 gives rise to the protein MQEGRGGGREGRGAELRPEARSHSVVPSRATHCRSSSEPFQQVCSRLAVKNHGLLLYALFSVILLGGASHASLIPETGKKKVAEIQGHAGGRRSGQSHELLRDFEATLLQMFGLRRRPQPSKSAVIPDYMRDLYRLQSGEEEEEQVHSTGLVYPERPASRANTVRSFHHEEHLENIPGTSENSAFRFLFNLSSIPENEVISSAELRLFREQVDQGPDWEQGFHRINIYEVMKPPAEVVPGHLITRLLDTRLVHHNVTRWEAFDVSPAVLRWTREKQPNYGLAIEVTHLHQTRTHQGQHVRISRSLPQGSGDWAQLRPLLVTFGHDGRGHALTRRRRAKRSPKHHPQRARKKNKNCRRHSLYVDFSDVGWNDWIVAPPGYQAFYCHGDCPFPLADHLNSTNHAIVQTLVNSVNSSIPKACCVPTELSAISMLYLDEYDKVVLKNYQEMVVEGCGCR
- the BMP4 gene encoding bone morphogenetic protein 4 isoform X3, which produces MFGLRRRPQPSKSAVIPDYMRDLYRLQSGEEEEEQVHSTGLVYPERPASRANTVRSFHHEEHLENIPGTSENSAFRFLFNLSSIPENEVISSAELRLFREQVDQGPDWEQGFHRINIYEVMKPPAEVVPGHLITRLLDTRLVHHNVTRWEAFDVSPAVLRWTREKQPNYGLAIEVTHLHQTRTHQGQHVRISRSLPQGSGDWAQLRPLLVTFGHDGRGHALTRRRRAKRSPKHHPQRARKKNKNCRRHSLYVDFSDVGWNDWIVAPPGYQAFYCHGDCPFPLADHLNSTNHAIVQTLVNSVNSSIPKACCVPTELSAISMLYLDEYDKVVLKNYQEMVVEGCGCR